One window from the genome of Anolis sagrei isolate rAnoSag1 chromosome 4, rAnoSag1.mat, whole genome shotgun sequence encodes:
- the LOC132773172 gene encoding oxidative stress-responsive serine-rich protein 1-like, translating to MSEIEENLQAAFKKLRVDSEGSTISLPVNEGTSSRAFLRTSDEDEVKSACTSKESWHWCLRKPVKGAVRTQRHRRSKSPVLHPPRFIHHTIKLPTHHQPLPENAVNTSDHSCGLSEPSSDELSKNKQASCTLNNVEKLQTAAKHSGVSMATVQQNTPESSPTTILKATDPSDFQSVSEQNKGSLCACVDKTCQCTQWQDMRVYMFSGLQNALQSVPEKATHVQDNSQPLPSRTPSCSLRSCSEQARAHVEDVTIEDLSGYMEYFLHIPKEMSHMAEMMYT from the exons ATGTCGGAGATTGAGGAGAATCTCCAGGCAGCTTTCAAAAAGCTAAGGGTTGACTCAGAAGG ATCCACTATTTCTCTTCCTGTGAATGAGGGAACATCTTCAAGAGCATTTTTAAGAACCTCAGATGAAGATGAAGTGAAATCTGCCTGTACATCAAAAGAAAGCTGGCATTG GTGTTTGAGGAAACCCGTGAAAGGAGCAGTGAGAACACAGCGTCATCGGAGGTCAAAGTCTCCAGTACTCCACCCTCCCAGGTTCATCCACCACACTATTAAATTGCCAACACATCACCAACCCCTGCCCGAGAATGCAGTGAACACTTCTGATCACAGTTGTGGCCTGAGTGAGCCAAGCTCAGATGAATTATCCAAGAACAAACAGGCCAGTTGTACTCTCAATAATGTTGAGAAGCTGCAAACAGCAGCCAAACATTCTGGGGTTTCTATGGCTACGGTGCAGCAGAACACACCTGAAAGCAGCCCAACAACCATTCTAAAAGCTACAGATCCTTCTGATTTCCAGTCTGTGTCTGAGCAAAATAAAGGGAgtctgtgtgcatgtgtagaCAAGACCTGTCAGTGCACACAGTGGCAAGACATGAGAGTGTATATGTTTTCTGGTCTGCAAAATGCTCTTCAATCTGTTCCTGAAAAAGCAACACATGTGCAGGACAATTCCCAGCCTTTGCCATCAAGAACTCCCTCCTGCTCTCTGAGATCTTGCTCTGAGCAAGCCAGGGCTCATGTGGAAGATGTGACTATTGAAGACCTTTcggggtatatggaatatttccTGCATATCCCTAAGGAAATGTCCCACATGGCAGAAATGATGTACACCTGA